The Vitis vinifera cultivar Pinot Noir 40024 chromosome 7, ASM3070453v1 genomic interval AATAAAGGGAAATGGGCAACAAAGATTACgaacaaaggaaaaataatgtgaacaaatattttattaaaattaaaatattgtggGATACAATCTCTATggcaattttcttttataaaagtaTATATCTTTCTGATTCTTTCATTTTGACCACAACTTGAAGAACGATGACGAAATTGTTTTCTTGGATTTGAAGATCGATCGAGGGCCTAGAGTAGCTTTTTCCCGAATGAACTTATTGAATGGCAAAAAATGTGTGTTTAGCCCTTTTTTCATTTACCAAACTTGTGgggagatttgatgaagctCTCTTTCTTTCTGTGAAGCCTCTTTTCCCATATAAAATCACTTTGcaaatctcttttttttcttgatttggatttttttatttcctatggATTTTCCCAAGCTCCGAATTTCTCCCCCCTCTTGAAAGAAGTCGCCTCTATTTATAAATGAAGGTAaggaattgaatttttaaattcctGAATTTCAGTcgcttaattcaagggatttagttccttgattttaacaatttttcttcttccccaagttttaccaacaagataataataatcataatatatttttcatattattattattatcctctTTATTGTTAGAGATGTTTTAGGAAACTAAtctataagaaaatatctatttttctttttacttggAAACCTAATTTCATAATCTTCCAAATTTGTATCATATGTCCAATGAGCTTAAATTTTGTTGAACCatgaaattacaattttttgtaGGATGACTAAATTTAGTgataatttaatccactaaattttttatgtctacaattctaattaataatgAAATGGAATTAGGTCttatttgagtcaaaatgaTTAAACTCTCAATCTAACACATTTATTTCTATATTCACCtgtttattcaaaatcaatttttgagtcAAATTTGGGTTAAATCGTCTATGTTTATGCGGGTTGATCAAGAAATAACCTATTTAATAAGGGAATTATGTACAACAACAGGAATTTGACGTAAATACGATTATATTTAATCCAAACCTATGAAAAACGTGTTGAGTTCAAGTTGTATTGGTGAGTCGTATCAAACTTAACtaccttattttgaaaaaagattataatgaaaaatctcttcttcttttttttgggtGATATATGATTACATGATTTCCCCTATTATAAAAGGTTTAATCTTCCTTTGTTAAATGttgattaattttcaaaagACTATAATAAATGgactttaattttttacaattaaaactatattattaagttaaatatataaatgCTTATTAAAATGTTCaaagaaaatgcaagagaaagaattgttgatGCCATATATCTAGAAGAACACTATTGATAAGTTGCAAGTCTTTGCCGTCTTTGATTTGGAGGTGAATGGCTGACTGATGTTTCGTTTCTATTCTGCTTTGGTCCAAGTGTTGTGCTGTCATCGACTTAGCATAGTCTGCAATCTCCACTAGCCTTTGACCACAACCAAGATTTTCTCTCTGGGTGAAATGCGAGTCTATATTCTCTTaatttgcccttttttttttctctccttattAATTCCAATCAGTAAGATCAGCTTCATCTTTGAATCTCACAAAAGTTTGAGGGGAAATAAAGAATCTCTCTATTTTATCAAAATAGACAACATTCATGTGGAAAAAAGAAGGGGGGGAAATGGTAATATATAGAATAATGTCTACCAATAAAACCTTATCTTTCAATTACAAACCCGAATTTCCATGTTTGATAAGGTGATCCTCAAAAAATGAGACAGACAGTATAAAGCTACAGTGCAGATGACAACACAACATGACaactttctctcttttcttccaCTTGTGTTGGGGGTGAGGGAACCCCATTTGCCCATTTGTAGAAAAACCCTAATCGAGTGGACACTTGAGGGAGAAAGAGCCTAAGACCCTAGTATCAGTGACTTCATACACTTTGAGAGAGTAGAGAGTATATTCATAGCAACACCACCAAACAATATCAGTATACAAGGTTGCTTCTATGCAGGGATAACAACATGACAACCctctttttccccattttttcaGTTTCACGTGTAGTGATACTCCCCTTATCTGCCTACCCagattttttatgtttcttgtcACCTTGTCCCACCTGCATTTGCTGCAGGAACCTTTGAAGGGTAGCTGGACAAGTCCATGTCGATGAGAGACATGTCATACGGCACGTTGTAAGAATTGGAGGTTTCCATGAGCAGCGAAGATTTCATGGTCTCTGGGTTTTGGGGATCTTGAGCAGTGCTGGACTGCTTGGGACTGCTTGTACCAGAAGACGAGACACTGGAGAGTTGTATGTCATCCAGTTTGTTTCCAAGCATATGCTTGTTTTTCCTTACCGCATCCATCTCAGGGCCAGTTGGCACAAAAGTACGCGACCTGTATTTCCTTGTTCCTTCATCACCCTCGTTATGGTTGTAGAGTACATAGTCATGATAAGTTGGTGCAAACTGCAAGAGCAAAACGACAGTCACCATCATCAGCACAGGATTCATGTCAAAAGCACTAGTTTTCAGTAGGAAATTAGCACATATTGCAAGATTCACCTGGTGAACCGTGTCATGGTAGAAGTCGTTCAATTTTACTGCATGGGCAAGGCTTCCAGTTAAACCACGAGAAACTCCAATATTTGCACCAGCATACTCTTTGTAGGGAAATGCATAGAGATGACCCACGGCTGCAATGAGCATCTCAACACATATTATGAAGTTCTGGAATTCAGCAGCTTCTTCTGCATCCTTTATGAATCCTGACTTTGCAGCAAGAAAAACTAGAACACCCTAAAATGAAAAAAGGGGGAGACTGAGGTACAACAAAAAAAGCACAAAAATTTCTACTCaagtttcaataaaataaaagccaATCTAAGATACATGCATGTCAgttcatttttatctattatCTTGAATTGTTGTCAACAACATTACTACAGAATTCATCACCTGTCATTTACATGCaccattatatatttatatatatatatatatatatatatatatgcccaGCAGCTCCAATAAAGCACACTTGgctctattttgaaaaattaaaggctTCCAATGGCAACTAGGGTCATACACAGCACGTTTTCTATGAGATAGAAGGTTAGCCCTACAATTAGCCAAGACTTAGTGTTTAAAGTGATTCCTTGAGAAGGTAGAACTGGCATATTATGTGTCTGTCTCCTCAGTTTTTTCTCTTGGCAAGGAGATGCCCAGAATTAAGGCAATTAGCCTCGACATGTACCTCCTAATGCGATTCCTGCAGTTATAGGCAAAAGTGCATTGTATTCTAGACAAAACTATGCTTCTTTCTTGTTCAATTAACTAAACAGTCCTCAAAACCATATGCCACAATTGGAACCACAAGAAATGCAAGTGAAAAGATGAACTGCAATGATTTGTGACCTGAATAGGTAATTGGAAATCATCTAGGTGCCACTAGAAGTCACTGTTTCTTGGAGTTGCCTCTAAACAAACACATAAGCATCCGTTCTCCTATTCTGCTCTTCATGCATAAGGACAGGACCTGTGACTAATGCAAATTACAAATGCAAAGGATTGAAAAGGACAGAAGTTCTCAAAAGTCCGTCATTTTCCAAATTTCTAAGATGATAACAAAGAAAGGATAAAAGTTCCCTTGAAGCCTGGTTCAAGTGGTAACAGGTTTAGGTGGGCCTGTGGGAGGTGTtcatggggggggggggggggggaacaCACAAACACATAAAGAGAAGCACAAAAGTAACAAAACCCTACCTGCCAATAAGTCAGAAAAACGACAGACttgattatgataaatttaGGAACCGGATTGAAAGGTTTAAGCAGATCCCTGCAAGCCACATAAAACAAAGCCAACGCGTAGAGTGCCAATGAGTATGAGAATGTATAGATGATGGTGAGATACAGGTAGGCTTGATTCGCACTGAAGTTTCCatcttcatattttccttttgcaTAAAGTACGAATGTAACAGCGACTAAGATAGGCTTCAAGATCACAAACTGTAAACACCCTTGCTTGCACCTTCGAATAAAACGCCTGCACAATGATAGCAGTTTTTTATTGGATCCATCAAACATAAGCTCAGAGTTGCAATCTGAAAATGTGGGATCACTTGGAAACCATTGCGATGGTATTACCCAAAATTTCCCAAAAGTCTAGAATTAGACTTAGACTTCTCTTATGTAGTTCATTTTTTCCCAAAATCTTTACCAAACAA includes:
- the LOC100244638 gene encoding uncharacterized protein LOC100244638 isoform X1; translated protein: MGTPIYFVVIAFPCTVVAIALAILHIYRHLLNYTEPTYQRYIVRIIFMVPVYALMSFLSLILRDSSIYFNSIREVYEAWVIYNFLSLCLAWVGGPGAVVLSLSGRNLKPAWCLMTCCFPPLPLDGRFIRRCKQGCLQFVILKPILVAVTFVLYAKGKYEDGNFSANQAYLYLTIIYTFSYSLALYALALFYVACRDLLKPFNPVPKFIIIKSVVFLTYWQGVLVFLAAKSGFIKDAEEAAEFQNFIICVEMLIAAVGHLYAFPYKEYAGANIGVSRGLTGSLAHAVKLNDFYHDTVHQVNLAICANFLLKTSAFDMNPVLMMVTVVLLLQFAPTYHDYVLYNHNEGDEGTRKYRSRTFVPTGPEMDAVRKNKHMLGNKLDDIQLSSVSSSGTSSPKQSSTAQDPQNPETMKSSLLMETSNSYNVPYDMSLIDMDLSSYPSKVPAANAGGTR
- the LOC100244638 gene encoding uncharacterized protein LOC100244638 isoform X2; the encoded protein is MGTPIYFVVIAFPCTVVAIALAILHIYRHLLNYTEPTYQRYIVRIIFMVPVYALMSFLSLILRDSSIYFNSIREVYEAWVIYNFLSLCLAWVGGPGAVVLSLSGRNLKPAWCLMTCCFPPLPLDGRFIRRCKQGCLQFVILKPILVAVTFVLYAKGKYEDGNFSANQAYLYLTIIYTFSYSLALYALALFYVACRDLLKPFNPVPKFIIIKSVVFLTYWQGVLVFLAAKSGFIKDAEEAAEFQNFIICVEMLIAAVGHLYAFPYKEYAGANIGVSRGLTGSLAHAVKLNDFYHDTVHQFAPTYHDYVLYNHNEGDEGTRKYRSRTFVPTGPEMDAVRKNKHMLGNKLDDIQLSSVSSSGTSSPKQSSTAQDPQNPETMKSSLLMETSNSYNVPYDMSLIDMDLSSYPSKVPAANAGGTR